A single genomic interval of Arthrobacter globiformis harbors:
- a CDS encoding flavin reductase family protein: MIISTESLSEAAAYKLLIGSILPRPIAWVSTISPQGIANIAPISFFTAVGRRPPMISISLQPRADGVSLKDTFINIRDTGEFVVNMATVPNSDAVHRSAYEFGPEEDEFDLLGLEKAECEVISVPRVATAPIAYECKVNRIIPVSESENVVWGEIARFHVRDDLYLERGRIDTAALAPVGRLAAEYTYVENAFTTPLPEETLAAVNGTRMRRIDGLDTNFSPIDTPLWSPSGSTKPSE, from the coding sequence ATGATCATCTCCACCGAGTCCCTCTCCGAAGCAGCCGCCTACAAACTGCTGATCGGATCGATCCTGCCTCGACCCATCGCCTGGGTCAGCACCATTTCTCCCCAAGGGATCGCGAACATCGCCCCCATCTCTTTTTTCACGGCCGTCGGCCGCCGCCCACCTATGATCTCCATTTCCCTGCAGCCCCGGGCTGACGGCGTGTCCCTCAAAGACACCTTCATAAATATCCGCGATACCGGCGAGTTTGTGGTCAACATGGCCACCGTTCCCAACTCCGATGCCGTGCACCGTTCCGCTTACGAATTCGGGCCAGAAGAGGACGAATTCGATCTCCTTGGACTTGAAAAAGCCGAATGCGAGGTGATCTCCGTGCCGCGGGTAGCGACGGCGCCTATCGCTTATGAATGCAAAGTCAACAGGATCATCCCCGTCAGCGAGTCCGAAAACGTGGTGTGGGGAGAAATAGCACGCTTCCACGTACGCGACGACCTCTACCTCGAACGCGGACGCATCGACACCGCCGCACTCGCGCCGGTAGGCCGTCTCGCAGCCGAATACACCTACGTCGAAAACGCGTTCACCACACCCCTGCCCGAAGAGACCCTGGCAGCCGTCAACGGCACCAGAATGCGGCGCATTGACGGACTGGACACCAACTTTTCCCCGATTGACACCCCGCTCTGGTCCCCGTCAGGATCCACCAAGCCTTCTGAGTAG
- a CDS encoding CGNR zinc finger domain-containing protein, with amino-acid sequence MAWPATTRYGLPVAPGNLGLVQDFLNTITEGTVAPPDLLATLASAQEWADQVIEQWISIDDLGWAKTLPRLTENDRKALVAFRDQLFEGLFGHSPSETPAGLGRNTLTYHPVMTVSAGGIELRPGVEGWKYFETALLLICHQGQIEGVLRRMKSCKSETCDVVFYDRSNNNSGVWHDVKLCGNRANVRAHRARSAAV; translated from the coding sequence ATGGCTTGGCCCGCTACAACCCGATACGGGCTGCCTGTTGCGCCCGGAAACCTCGGTCTTGTTCAGGATTTCCTCAACACCATCACGGAGGGAACGGTAGCTCCTCCTGACCTGCTCGCTACCTTAGCCTCCGCGCAGGAATGGGCCGACCAGGTGATTGAGCAGTGGATATCCATCGACGACCTGGGCTGGGCGAAGACCCTGCCCCGGTTGACGGAGAACGACCGCAAAGCTTTGGTGGCTTTCAGGGACCAGCTGTTCGAAGGCCTCTTCGGACACTCCCCCTCGGAAACCCCGGCCGGACTTGGCCGGAACACCCTCACCTATCATCCCGTAATGACGGTTTCCGCCGGAGGTATCGAGCTCCGGCCCGGCGTGGAGGGCTGGAAGTACTTCGAGACGGCGCTGCTGCTCATCTGCCACCAAGGGCAAATCGAGGGCGTCCTGCGGCGCATGAAGTCATGCAAGAGCGAGACGTGTGATGTCGTCTTCTACGACCGCTCCAACAACAACAGCGGCGTCTGGCATGACGTCAAGCTCTGCGGCAACCGGGCCAACGTCCGCGCCCACCGAGCACGCTCAGCAGCCGTCTAA
- a CDS encoding TetR/AcrR family transcriptional regulator — protein sequence MLKNPAAQNPGPALAAALELLIRQGYNSTPVEELADAAGVSRSTFFRKFGSKEDMVFADHERLLARVEADLASATGDPLTAVVDAALIVFDQYVRNRETSLLRNRLLHQEQTLRDRELVTTHRYERSFRRHLQSALPEAGQEYGAVAFAAAVVAVHNRALRQWLQEAEAGFNDRLDHEFTSRLGRELRSLVSIFRPSLLPSAVLEQVRPAVIVTVLDPGTGTDQILDAVREALR from the coding sequence ATGCTCAAGAACCCAGCAGCCCAAAATCCCGGCCCGGCACTTGCTGCCGCCCTCGAACTGCTGATCCGGCAGGGCTACAATTCGACCCCGGTGGAAGAACTGGCGGATGCGGCCGGCGTCAGCCGAAGCACGTTCTTCCGTAAATTCGGCTCTAAGGAGGACATGGTCTTCGCCGACCACGAGCGCCTCCTGGCCCGAGTCGAGGCCGACCTTGCCTCCGCGACGGGGGATCCGCTCACTGCGGTGGTAGACGCTGCGCTGATCGTCTTCGATCAGTATGTCCGCAACCGCGAGACATCCCTGCTCCGGAACCGCCTGCTGCACCAAGAGCAGACCCTGCGGGACCGCGAGCTGGTGACCACGCACCGCTACGAGCGGTCGTTCCGTCGGCACCTGCAGTCTGCCCTTCCCGAAGCGGGCCAGGAGTATGGCGCCGTGGCCTTCGCCGCGGCCGTGGTGGCTGTCCACAACAGGGCGCTGCGCCAGTGGCTGCAGGAGGCCGAAGCAGGTTTCAATGACCGCCTGGACCACGAATTTACTTCCAGGCTCGGCCGCGAGCTGCGGTCCTTGGTGAGCATTTTCCGGCCCTCCCTGCTCCCTTCGGCAGTCCTGGAACAGGTACGCCCTGCTGTCATCGTCACCGTCCTGGATCCGGGGACAGGCACCGACCAGATCCTCGACGCCGTCCGGGAGGCCTTGAGGTGA
- a CDS encoding alpha/beta hydrolase codes for MTKAQDKYTIERVGFRADGNVELRGNLYIPTTGDGPHPALTLSMGYGGVKEQGALPYAEAFANAGFVVLFHDHRGFGESDGIPRQDINPWQQIEDWRRAITYLQSRPEVDPERIGLWGSSYSGGHALVLGATEPRLKAIVSQVPTISGYQQGLRRVNPDKLAALEASFAADDRAQLAGKEPHRIALVSDGSVPASYTDPEAVSFYLQPIPDGLWENNVTVRSTRAARAYEPGIYVGRVSPTPLLMIVGDNDRVTPTDLALEAYQRALPPKELLVFPGGHFDAYLGEFEATSGAALQWFTRHLMQDK; via the coding sequence ATGACTAAAGCTCAGGACAAATACACGATCGAACGGGTTGGCTTCCGTGCCGACGGCAACGTTGAGCTCCGGGGCAACCTCTACATTCCCACGACAGGTGATGGCCCGCATCCGGCACTGACACTGTCCATGGGGTACGGAGGGGTCAAGGAACAGGGCGCCCTTCCTTATGCCGAAGCCTTCGCCAACGCCGGTTTCGTCGTGCTCTTCCACGATCACCGGGGATTCGGAGAAAGCGACGGAATACCCCGTCAGGACATCAACCCCTGGCAGCAAATCGAAGATTGGCGCAGGGCCATCACTTACCTCCAATCCCGGCCGGAAGTAGATCCGGAACGGATCGGCCTTTGGGGCTCAAGCTACTCGGGAGGCCACGCACTCGTCCTCGGCGCCACCGAACCCCGGCTAAAGGCGATCGTCTCGCAGGTTCCTACCATCAGCGGCTATCAGCAAGGACTCCGGCGGGTGAACCCGGACAAATTGGCAGCATTGGAGGCCTCATTCGCGGCCGATGACCGGGCACAACTCGCAGGCAAGGAACCGCACCGTATTGCCTTGGTCTCTGACGGGTCCGTCCCTGCAAGCTACACGGATCCGGAAGCCGTATCGTTCTACCTGCAACCAATCCCGGACGGGCTCTGGGAGAACAACGTCACCGTACGCTCAACGAGGGCGGCGCGGGCTTACGAACCAGGGATCTACGTAGGACGCGTTTCACCGACGCCTCTTCTGATGATCGTCGGGGACAACGACCGGGTAACGCCCACTGACCTGGCACTGGAGGCCTACCAGCGCGCCCTCCCGCCCAAAGAGCTGCTGGTCTTCCCCGGAGGACACTTCGACGCCTACCTCGGAGAATTCGAAGCGACCTCCGGTGCAGCCCTGCAGTGGTTCACCAGGCACCTAATGCAGGACAAGTAG
- a CDS encoding nuclear transport factor 2 family protein — MTPTNNIKTDDVTEESWTGAFAAKSAEAFGEAFADDVVLEAAALLVPVKGRSDVKTVMSTASNYYQALQFTHEATNGPRTYVEWEAAGASGVQFSGVTVLTRNEEGLIQHISISHRPLAALLEFSGEMNRRTQGKLESGHFRAND, encoded by the coding sequence ATGACCCCAACAAACAACATCAAAACAGACGATGTCACTGAGGAAAGCTGGACCGGCGCGTTCGCAGCTAAGTCCGCGGAAGCGTTCGGAGAGGCGTTCGCGGATGACGTTGTGCTCGAGGCGGCGGCCCTCCTGGTCCCCGTCAAAGGCCGGTCCGACGTAAAGACCGTGATGTCCACAGCCAGCAACTACTACCAAGCGCTTCAGTTTACCCACGAGGCCACAAATGGCCCCCGGACCTACGTGGAATGGGAGGCCGCAGGCGCTTCCGGAGTCCAGTTCTCCGGCGTCACGGTTCTCACCCGGAACGAGGAAGGACTGATCCAGCACATTTCAATCAGCCACCGCCCCCTCGCAGCCCTCCTGGAGTTCTCGGGTGAGATGAACCGCCGTACTCAGGGCAAACTCGAATCAGGACACTTCCGCGCAAATGACTAA
- a CDS encoding PucR family transcriptional regulator → MTTPGFTDGDQQMRELVAQAGRKLQEMGPRIVDDMTELLSTRVSGLDQDPQLIEMLHASIDGNVWTLGHILTNDIGTDSIQPSTGAVEYAMRLAQRDVPLGSLTRAYYLGQSMLVRRVIDAVDQLQLKDKDVQMNLVRVVTDVTHNYIDWILQYVTEVHVAEQQRWWTTRAVTNAAAVMKVLRDEAISAAGFEAKTKYSLEQNHVAFIAWFEFGTPDTEDQQRIDQLLRRMASIVHSSKPPLITASDRSTAWAWAAMPSTEVSTEVMRRISAFAASDAQNIRVAMGAPGSGVAGFRRSHEQAAKARLVALGAQRYREERLVAFGDPDVGFLSLIMHDTKSALIWTREVLGDVALPGEPNAALRETLATFYASGENVSKTAELLGLHRNTVRQRVGRFEAGRGTKRINGLEISLALKLFELLGDGS, encoded by the coding sequence TTGACCACACCAGGATTCACGGACGGTGATCAGCAGATGCGCGAGCTCGTGGCGCAAGCGGGGCGCAAACTGCAAGAAATGGGTCCACGAATCGTCGACGACATGACAGAGCTGCTCTCAACTCGTGTATCCGGCTTGGATCAAGACCCCCAACTCATCGAAATGCTGCATGCGAGCATCGACGGAAACGTCTGGACCCTGGGCCATATTCTCACGAATGACATCGGTACTGATTCGATCCAGCCCAGCACGGGAGCGGTGGAGTATGCCATGCGGCTCGCCCAGCGCGATGTGCCGCTCGGCTCGCTCACCCGTGCCTACTACCTTGGGCAGTCCATGCTCGTGCGCCGAGTCATCGACGCCGTTGACCAACTGCAGCTCAAAGACAAAGACGTCCAGATGAACCTCGTGCGGGTCGTCACCGACGTGACCCACAACTACATCGATTGGATTCTGCAATACGTCACCGAAGTGCACGTCGCAGAGCAGCAGCGGTGGTGGACAACGCGCGCGGTGACGAATGCCGCCGCGGTGATGAAGGTGCTGCGCGACGAGGCGATCTCGGCGGCGGGATTCGAAGCAAAGACGAAGTACTCGCTCGAACAGAATCACGTTGCGTTCATCGCGTGGTTTGAGTTCGGCACCCCCGACACAGAGGACCAGCAACGGATCGATCAGCTGCTGCGGCGAATGGCGTCGATCGTGCACTCGTCGAAACCGCCCCTGATCACCGCCTCAGACCGGTCGACCGCGTGGGCGTGGGCGGCGATGCCGTCCACGGAAGTTAGCACAGAGGTGATGCGGCGTATCTCAGCGTTCGCTGCTTCGGATGCACAGAATATTCGCGTCGCGATGGGCGCGCCCGGCAGCGGGGTCGCGGGCTTCCGACGGAGTCACGAACAAGCGGCGAAGGCCAGACTCGTGGCCCTCGGCGCGCAGCGCTACCGCGAGGAGCGGCTGGTGGCGTTTGGTGACCCAGACGTGGGGTTCCTATCGCTCATCATGCACGATACGAAGAGCGCGCTCATCTGGACCAGGGAGGTACTGGGCGACGTCGCACTGCCAGGGGAACCAAACGCGGCACTCCGTGAAACCCTTGCAACCTTCTACGCGAGCGGCGAGAACGTCTCGAAGACAGCCGAGCTGCTTGGCCTCCACCGGAACACAGTGCGGCAGCGAGTGGGGCGGTTTGAGGCGGGGCGGGGCACGAAACGCATCAACGGCCTGGAGATCTCCCTGGCGCTCAAACTATTCGAACTGCTGGGGGACGGCAGCTGA
- a CDS encoding class I adenylate-forming enzyme family protein: protein MTLNHLLWESPSAGTGLDCIGDESRMLSYVEVEALVRAAAEDLAERGIGEGDVVGVMLGNSIELVVGVFGAWLLGAVATPINPTFTERELQYQLDDSNAKLLLTDEAVLSRLQNLRVPALNAAELRTVATGSPRARVTPATALALLIYTSGSTGQPKGVMLDHANLNAMAHAFAEHVAMSARDCALLVLPLFHVNAICLSLLAPISVGGSTVLMKRFSPLPFLEAIERHRPSYFCAVPAILARLVELPAEVSPGFSSVRFVLCGAAPVSEELLRLSAQRFGLRIIEGYGLTEASCASACNPLDGPHKLGTVGPALAGQQIRLTDESGNPVPTGERGEIRISGPTVMRGYHGRPEATAETIVDGWLRTGDVGVLDEDGYLRIVDRIKDMIIRGGENIYPKEIESHLATHPAVLESAVVGAAHPTLGEVPVAYVVAHPGAHPTVEELLAHCSVGLMKIKVPARLDVLESLPRNPVGKIDKPELRRRTAPFSSPARGMVGV from the coding sequence ATGACGCTGAATCACCTGCTCTGGGAGTCTCCCTCCGCCGGCACCGGCCTCGATTGCATCGGCGACGAGAGCCGCATGCTGAGTTACGTCGAGGTCGAGGCGCTCGTCCGTGCGGCAGCCGAGGATCTGGCTGAGCGGGGCATCGGTGAGGGCGACGTCGTGGGCGTGATGCTCGGCAACAGCATCGAGCTCGTCGTCGGAGTCTTCGGCGCTTGGCTCCTCGGCGCAGTCGCAACGCCGATCAACCCCACATTCACTGAACGCGAGCTGCAGTACCAGCTTGACGATTCGAACGCAAAGCTGCTGCTCACCGATGAGGCGGTGCTGTCGCGGCTCCAGAACCTTCGTGTTCCCGCGCTCAACGCTGCCGAGCTGCGAACCGTGGCAACGGGCAGCCCCCGCGCTCGTGTGACCCCGGCGACCGCGCTCGCGCTGCTCATCTACACGAGCGGATCGACCGGTCAGCCCAAGGGTGTCATGCTCGACCACGCCAACCTCAACGCGATGGCACATGCGTTCGCCGAGCACGTCGCGATGAGCGCACGCGACTGTGCGCTGCTCGTGCTCCCGCTATTTCATGTGAATGCCATTTGCCTGAGCTTGCTCGCGCCGATCTCGGTCGGCGGCTCCACAGTGCTCATGAAGCGGTTCTCGCCGTTGCCCTTCCTTGAAGCCATCGAGCGGCACCGACCGAGTTACTTCTGTGCTGTGCCGGCGATCTTGGCGAGGCTTGTCGAACTGCCCGCGGAAGTGTCGCCAGGTTTTAGCTCCGTGCGCTTCGTACTCTGCGGCGCCGCGCCCGTATCCGAGGAACTGTTGCGGCTGAGCGCACAACGATTTGGGCTTCGAATCATTGAGGGCTACGGCTTGACGGAGGCAAGCTGCGCTTCGGCCTGCAACCCGCTGGATGGCCCGCACAAGCTCGGCACGGTAGGCCCGGCGCTTGCGGGCCAGCAGATCCGGCTCACGGACGAATCGGGTAATCCGGTGCCGACCGGTGAACGCGGTGAAATCCGGATAAGCGGGCCGACGGTCATGCGGGGATACCACGGGCGCCCGGAGGCGACCGCCGAGACGATCGTCGACGGCTGGTTGCGAACCGGTGACGTGGGGGTGCTCGACGAGGACGGCTACCTGCGCATCGTTGATCGCATCAAAGACATGATCATTCGCGGCGGCGAGAACATCTACCCCAAAGAGATCGAGAGCCACCTCGCGACGCACCCCGCGGTGTTGGAATCTGCTGTCGTTGGAGCCGCGCACCCGACGCTCGGGGAGGTGCCTGTCGCCTACGTCGTCGCCCACCCGGGGGCGCACCCGACAGTCGAGGAACTGCTCGCACACTGCTCGGTTGGGCTGATGAAGATCAAAGTTCCCGCCCGCCTGGATGTCCTCGAGTCTTTGCCGAGAAACCCCGTCGGCAAGATCGATAAACCCGAGCTGAGGCGGCGAACAGCGCCGTTCTCATCTCCCGCCCGAGGGATGGTCGGCGTCTAG
- a CDS encoding phytoene desaturase family protein, whose translation MTSAIVVGSGPNGLAAATVLVRAGVEVTVVEAADQLGGGARSTESPLAGLVQDHCAAVHPMAPGSPFFQTLDLEAMGVRWAYAPIDAAHPLDSGQPGLLHRSITDTAAGLGRDGGKWETAFGSLSRSFDRLSPIIMSPLLRIPKHPLLLARMGAVAGPPPALIARWFRDERARSLFMGVAAHALQPLTLPLVTGIGAGIIIAGHAMGWPVVEGGTGRFTEAHISMLRAQGVRFETGQRINRLYELPPTDITILDVHPHDAAKILAEQQPQSVRRAYRKFRSGPATFKIDFAVDGGVPWRDPEVGLAGTVHLGGNSAEIIATERLVASGHMPERPFVLVGQQAVADPARANGSIVPIYAYAHVPNGYAGDATGHIIAQIDRFAPGFRDRVVGLSVRTPAQTSAENPNFVGGDILTGAKSPLQFLLGPKLSAHPYDTGVPGVYLCSAATPPGPGIHGMGGYNSAQRALRYLTHHAAGRREVSIP comes from the coding sequence ATGACGAGTGCAATCGTCGTCGGAAGCGGGCCCAACGGGCTCGCAGCCGCAACCGTGCTGGTTCGCGCCGGCGTCGAAGTCACCGTTGTTGAGGCCGCGGATCAGTTGGGCGGGGGCGCCCGCTCAACCGAGTCACCCCTCGCCGGGCTGGTGCAGGATCACTGCGCAGCGGTGCACCCGATGGCTCCCGGATCCCCATTCTTTCAGACGCTCGATCTGGAAGCGATGGGGGTCCGTTGGGCCTACGCCCCCATCGATGCCGCGCACCCGCTCGACTCCGGCCAACCGGGGCTTCTTCACAGGTCGATTACGGACACGGCCGCGGGGTTGGGACGAGACGGAGGGAAATGGGAGACAGCGTTTGGATCGCTGTCGCGATCCTTCGACCGACTCTCTCCGATCATCATGTCGCCGCTTCTCCGGATCCCGAAGCACCCACTATTGCTCGCGCGGATGGGAGCCGTCGCCGGCCCACCACCCGCGCTCATTGCACGGTGGTTCAGGGACGAGCGGGCGCGCTCGCTCTTCATGGGTGTGGCAGCGCATGCCCTCCAGCCGCTCACTCTGCCCCTGGTCACGGGCATCGGTGCCGGGATCATCATCGCCGGTCACGCGATGGGCTGGCCCGTGGTCGAGGGCGGCACTGGCCGCTTCACTGAAGCGCACATCAGCATGCTTCGGGCGCAGGGGGTTCGGTTCGAGACCGGGCAGCGCATCAATCGGCTGTACGAGCTCCCGCCCACGGACATCACTATTCTCGATGTGCACCCGCATGACGCTGCAAAGATACTGGCCGAGCAACAGCCGCAGAGTGTCCGGCGCGCGTACCGGAAGTTCCGGTCCGGGCCCGCTACGTTCAAGATTGACTTCGCGGTGGACGGGGGCGTGCCGTGGCGAGACCCGGAAGTAGGCCTTGCAGGCACCGTGCACCTCGGTGGCAACTCTGCGGAGATCATCGCCACCGAGCGACTGGTCGCCTCCGGGCACATGCCTGAGCGGCCTTTTGTACTTGTCGGGCAGCAGGCCGTCGCTGACCCTGCTCGAGCGAACGGCTCGATCGTTCCGATCTACGCCTATGCCCATGTGCCGAATGGCTACGCGGGGGACGCGACTGGGCACATCATCGCCCAGATCGATCGCTTTGCTCCCGGGTTCCGGGACCGGGTCGTCGGGCTGAGCGTGCGCACTCCGGCCCAGACCTCGGCCGAGAATCCGAACTTCGTTGGCGGCGATATTCTCACCGGCGCCAAATCACCACTGCAGTTTCTCCTCGGCCCCAAGCTGAGCGCCCATCCCTACGATACCGGCGTACCCGGCGTCTACCTGTGCTCCGCAGCAACGCCGCCCGGGCCCGGCATCCACGGCATGGGCGGATACAACTCGGCGCAGCGCGCGCTCCGGTACTTGACTCACCATGCCGCAGGAAGAAGGGAGGTCTCCATACCTTGA
- a CDS encoding glycoside hydrolase family 3 N-terminal domain-containing protein, whose amino-acid sequence MRRGGARNASTAWRSPWRSNYSNCWGTAADQPLLQKLQIPLLMADDCIHGHSFWPGATIFPRSWAWQAPGTRLGGKGPRATAVEVVPRDFTGPSRPVLCISCDLRWGRVNETFGMDPHLIGALEKAMIRGYQGQGLTDPTAILATTKHFVGYSETQGGRDASEADISPAGDCVRGPSPFQEAVEAGCRTFMLGYQAIDGWPN is encoded by the coding sequence TTGAGGCGGGGCGGGGCACGAAACGCATCAACGGCCTGGAGATCTCCCTGGCGCTCAAACTATTCGAACTGCTGGGGGACGGCAGCTGACCAACCCCTCTTGCAGAAGCTGCAGATCCCCCTGCTTATGGCCGATGACTGCATCCACGGTCACTCGTTCTGGCCCGGAGCCACTATTTTTCCACGCAGCTGGGCATGGCAAGCACCTGGGACCCGGCTTGGTGGAAAAGGGCCCCGGGCTACCGCCGTCGAAGTCGTTCCACGGGACTTCACTGGACCTTCTCGCCCCGTGCTTTGCATCAGCTGTGACCTGCGGTGGGGGCGCGTGAACGAAACGTTCGGAATGGATCCCCACCTGATCGGGGCACTCGAAAAGGCCATGATCCGCGGATACCAAGGGCAAGGACTGACCGACCCCACCGCCATCCTCGCGACCACCAAGCACTTCGTCGGCTACTCCGAAACCCAGGGCGGCCGCGACGCCAGCGAAGCAGATATCAGCCCCGCCGGAGACTGCGTTCGTGGGCCTTCCCCCTTCCAGGAAGCAGTCGAAGCCGGGTGCCGCACCTTCATGCTCGGCTACCAGGCCATCGACGGATGGCCCAACTGA
- a CDS encoding DUF3556 domain-containing protein, whose amino-acid sequence MGYKVPRFPNADPEELIRRPLQKRLKFLSKEWGEWGFGAARKISVMYLAKLFGAWLIGGALLITLTSRLNPLDVGSWGTNPIVYQKLVVMTMLLEAIGIAGSWGPLAGKFGPLTGGILFWSRPGTIKLSPYKWVPFTGGSRRTVVDVFLYYGFLFSLSAALFLPGQSAAELPALARFQQFLADPANGVPSWLSQNAESFLLIQTTPLIFAVIFLVLVGLRDKIIFLAARSEQYLLPVVFFIVFPNLFEVTDMIIALKIFLVTVWVGAGFSKMNRHFSLVIPPMLANTPFWPPRWLKKRTFKDFDNDDLRPGHLAHFFSHVLGTIVELSAPLTMLFVVGTAFGGQTTVTLATLLMVGFCFFIISTFPVAVPLEWNLLFAICAVIFFIGYPNSAGFSAFDMSEPWMPFAVIAIPLFLVIFGSIRPDKVSFLASLRQYGGNWATALWAIHPDAEKKLHRVYRPTKDQIDQIQAMGLPYPLAEAFLEMSLGWRSLHSQARGLFSLLLKDVPDIDHRRIREAEFACNAMIGFNFGEGHFHNEELIAAIQEEAQFEPGEFIVAWVESEALWHGYQEYKLIDAALGVVERGKWQVKDAVEEQPWLPNGPIPLTVTWRSPDFDKLQFTATDIVGPDAAPQPLEELVEAEARAEEMAR is encoded by the coding sequence ATGGGTTATAAAGTTCCACGGTTTCCGAATGCGGATCCCGAAGAATTGATTCGCCGTCCGCTACAGAAACGTCTGAAGTTCCTGTCGAAGGAGTGGGGTGAGTGGGGGTTCGGCGCAGCACGCAAAATCTCCGTGATGTACCTGGCCAAGCTATTCGGGGCGTGGCTGATCGGCGGCGCGCTCCTCATCACCCTCACCTCGCGCCTGAACCCACTCGATGTGGGGTCATGGGGGACGAATCCGATCGTCTACCAAAAGCTCGTCGTCATGACGATGCTGCTCGAGGCCATCGGAATCGCGGGTTCCTGGGGTCCGCTCGCAGGGAAGTTTGGCCCGCTAACAGGCGGGATCCTGTTTTGGTCACGCCCCGGCACGATCAAACTGAGCCCCTACAAGTGGGTGCCCTTCACCGGTGGCAGCCGTCGCACCGTGGTCGATGTGTTTCTCTACTACGGCTTCCTGTTCTCCTTGAGCGCGGCGCTTTTCCTGCCGGGACAATCTGCGGCGGAGCTGCCCGCCCTTGCGCGATTCCAGCAGTTCCTCGCCGACCCGGCTAACGGTGTGCCGAGCTGGCTTTCACAAAATGCCGAGAGCTTCCTGCTGATTCAGACGACGCCGCTCATCTTTGCGGTGATCTTCCTCGTGCTCGTCGGACTGCGGGACAAGATCATCTTCCTTGCCGCGCGGTCGGAGCAGTACCTCTTGCCAGTGGTGTTCTTCATCGTATTCCCGAACCTGTTCGAGGTCACCGACATGATCATCGCGCTGAAGATCTTCCTGGTCACGGTTTGGGTGGGCGCAGGCTTCTCGAAAATGAACCGACACTTCAGCCTGGTGATCCCCCCGATGCTCGCCAACACGCCGTTCTGGCCGCCGCGGTGGCTCAAGAAGAGGACGTTCAAGGATTTCGACAACGATGATCTACGCCCAGGGCACCTGGCTCACTTCTTCTCGCACGTGCTCGGCACGATCGTCGAACTTAGCGCACCCCTCACGATGCTCTTCGTCGTTGGCACCGCGTTTGGAGGCCAGACAACGGTAACCCTCGCAACGCTGCTCATGGTCGGTTTCTGCTTCTTCATCATCTCGACGTTCCCGGTCGCTGTGCCGCTAGAGTGGAACTTACTGTTCGCGATTTGCGCGGTGATCTTCTTCATCGGCTACCCGAACTCTGCCGGGTTTAGTGCGTTCGATATGTCGGAGCCGTGGATGCCTTTCGCGGTCATCGCTATTCCGCTGTTCCTCGTGATCTTCGGAAGCATTCGCCCCGACAAGGTATCGTTCCTCGCCTCGCTCAGGCAGTACGGCGGCAACTGGGCCACAGCACTCTGGGCCATCCACCCGGATGCCGAAAAGAAGCTTCACCGGGTGTACCGCCCCACAAAGGACCAGATTGATCAAATTCAGGCGATGGGGCTGCCCTATCCACTGGCAGAGGCCTTCCTCGAGATGTCCCTCGGCTGGCGCTCACTTCACAGCCAAGCTCGTGGACTGTTTTCGCTGCTGTTGAAGGACGTGCCTGATATCGACCACCGACGCATCCGCGAGGCAGAATTCGCCTGTAATGCGATGATCGGCTTCAACTTCGGCGAGGGACATTTCCACAACGAAGAACTCATCGCCGCGATCCAGGAAGAGGCGCAGTTCGAGCCCGGGGAATTCATCGTGGCCTGGGTGGAGTCTGAAGCGCTCTGGCACGGCTACCAGGAATACAAACTAATCGATGCCGCACTCGGCGTCGTTGAGCGGGGAAAATGGCAGGTGAAAGATGCTGTCGAAGAGCAGCCCTGGCTGCCGAACGGGCCCATTCCCCTCACCGTCACCTGGCGCTCGCCAGACTTCGACAAGCTGCAGTTCACCGCGACCGATATTGTTGGGCCAGATGCGGCTCCCCAGCCACTCGAAGAGTTGGTCGAAGCCGAAGCGCGCGCGGAGGAAATGGCTCGATGA